The Anaerolineales bacterium region CACTGCGCGCGAGCAACACATCAAGCGCGAGCGCGCCACGTCTAACATCTGCACCAATCAGGGACTGATCGCACTCGGCACGGCGGTCTATCTTTCACTGCTCGGCAAAAGCGGATTGCGTCAGGTCGCCGAACTTTGTTATCAAAAAGCACACTACGCGGCAAAGGCGTTGAGCAAAATCAACGGATATTCGTTGGCGCACAACGAGCCGTTCTTCCACGAGTTCACGCTCGTCTGCCCGAAGCCCGTCGCCGAGATCAACGCGCACTTGCTCGAACACGGCATCCTCGGCGGATACGATCTCGGTCAGGATTATCCGTCGCTGGCGAATCACATGCTGGTCGCAGTGACTGAGATGAATTCAAAAGAAGAGATTGACACGCTCGTCGAAGTGTTGTCGGAGGTGGATCATGGTTAACAGTAGCGCTTCGTCTACGGAACAGAAGAACGCTGTTCCTCCGCTCAGCGCGACTATCGTGGAGCCGACGATCTTTGACTTATCCTCACGTGGACGCGTCGGCGTACGGATGCCCGAATCAGACGTCCCTGCGGCTGAACCGCCTCCCCAACATTTGCTGCGTCCCGAACTGCCGCTTCCCGAACTCGCCGAAGTGGACGTTGTCCGCCACTACATGCGTCTCTCGAAATTCAATTACAGTGTAGACGGCGGCTTTTATCCGCTTGGCTCATGCACGATGAAATACAACCCGAAGATCAATGAAGACGTGTGCCGCCTGCCTGGATTTTTATTCACGCATCCTCTGCAACCGATCGAGACCGTGCAAGGCAACTTGGCGTTGATGTATCAATTGCAAGAGTGGCTGAAAGAGATCGCTGGCTTCGCCGCAGTGACGCTGCAACCTGCCGCTGGCGCGCATGGAGAATTTACGGGCGTGTTGATGATGCGCGCGTATCACAAGTCGCGAGGCGACGATAAGCGCGTGAAGATGCTCATCCCCGACGCCGCGCATGGGACGAACCCAGCGTCAGTGGGCATGATGGGCATGACCGTTGTGACGATTCCATCTGACGAGCGCGGCAACGTGGACTTGAAAGCGCTCGAAGCCGCGTGCGACGATACGGTCGTCGGCATGATGCTCACCAACCCGAACACGCTCGGACTGTTCGATGAAAATATCGAGAAGGTGATTGCGCTGGTGCATGGATGCGGCGGCTTGATGTATGGCGACGGCGCAAACTTGAACGCGTTGCTCGGCATTGTCCGCCCTGGCGATCTGGGCTTCGACGTGATGCACTTCAACTTGCACAAAACGTTTGCCGTCCCACACGGCGGCGGCGGACCTGGCGTCGGTCCCGTCGGCGTCGCGGCGCGTCTCGCCGACTTTTTACCTGAGCCACTCGTCGGCATCCTCGAAGAGGGCGATGATGACAAGGACATGCCTCCGTTATACGGGTATGTCAAGCCTGCCAAATCCATCGGGCGCATGAAAGCCTTCCACGGACATTTCGGCGGCGGCTTCGTCCGTTCGTTCACTTACATCGCCATGCACGGACCCGACGGACTCAAAGACATCGCTCAATATGCGGTGCTGAACGCCAACTACCTGCAAGCAAGATTGCGCGACACGTATCACATTCCGTTTGATCGAATCTGCATGCACGAGTTCGTGGCGGAGGGACAATTTGAAGGCTCAGATGTTCGGGCGTTGGATATTTCAAAACGCCTGATGGACTACAACTTCCACCCACCCACAAACTACTTCCCGCTCATCGTCCACGAAGCGCTGATGATCGAACCGACCGAAACCGAAAACAAAGACACGCTCGATGCCTTCGCTGAGACGATGATCAAGATTGCCGAGGAAGCGAAGTCCAATTCCGCCATCGTCAAGTCTGCGCCGAATAATACACAGTTCGGTCGCATGGATGAGGTCAAGGCGGCGAGGGAGTTGGTGTTGTGTTGTTGGTTGCCTGAGGGGTATGATTTGGATGGGTAACGAATTTATGTAGGGGCGACTCAATGAGTCGCCCCTAGAATTGCAGGAGGTTATTTATGGCAAACGAAAAATTAGCTTTTATCAAAGGTCCGCTAAAACTTTTAGGGTTATCAGATGAATCAGTTGATAAGGTTGTTGACTTTATTTCTGATTTACTTTTCGAAAAAGACGAAAAATCATCCAAGGTTGAATTTCCATATCATCAGGTAGATGCCTTCGTTTCGCCTGCAGAATTAAATTTCTTTTTTAATCTTAAATCTGTCGTTGGGGAAACAGCACAAATATTTTCAAAGGTAAAGCTCAGCGATTTGTTCTATGCTAAAACAGGTGATTTCGGTAAAAACCGTTCATACAACAACCGAATTGACCGTAAACACGTGGATTTCCTTTTGTGCGACCCCAAGACTCTGAAACCTATTTTAGGAATTGAACTGGACGACAAAAGCCATCAACGAGCCGACCGACAAGAACGCGATGATTTTGTCAATCACGTTTTTGAAGCCGCAAAATTGCCACTGATGCATGTTTCCGCGCAAAGAAGTTATTCCCAAAGCGAACTACAATCCAAACTGTCGACTTATTTATCAGGCGATCAAATTAACAAAAAGCAATCTGAACCCGTTCAAGAAACTTCACCACGATGCCCTAAATGCGGAAGCGCAATGGTAATCAAGACAGCCAGACAAGGAAAACGCAAAGGTAAAGATTTTTGGGGATGCACGAAATATCCTGACTGTGATGGGGTTGTAAATGTTGATAAATGACAAAAGCGGCGAGGGAGTTGGTGCTGTGTTGTTGGTTGCCTGAGGGGTATGATTTGAGCTAGTGAACAGTGATCGGTGAAGGACGAGCCCTCGGAGTTCTGGCAGGACTCCAAGGTCTTTTCTCAAAATGGCGTATATCTCTGATGCTTTTCGATCCTCACGCCGATGTATAATTCACCCACTTCAAATTTTAGGTAAACAAAACAATGTCCACTGCCATTCTTGCGCTTCTCGCGCTGATCGTAATTATCGCAATCTCAGCCATTAGGACCGACCTGAACACCGGTGTTCTGGCGGTCGCGCTCGCCTATATCGTCGGAGTATATTTCGCTGGCTTGAGCGTCAACGAAGTCTCGACCTATCTGCCCGAACAACTCGTGCTGACGCTCGTCGGCGTTACTTTGCTGTTTGGAATGGCTCAGCAGAACGGCACGCTGGATCGGCTGGCTGGCATTGCGATCCGTGTCGCGCGCGGAAGACCGGCTCTGCTCCCATTCATTTTCTTTTTTCTCACGTTCGTTCTTTCCGCGATCGGACCGGGCAATATCGCGGCGGTCGCCCTCCTCGCCCCCATCGGAATGGCTGTTGCCGTGAACTCCGGAGTCAGTCCGCTGGTGATGGCGATCATGATCTGCACCGGCGCGAACGCAGGCGCTTTTTCTCCGGTCGCGCTGACCGGTATTGTCAATGTAGGTTTGATGAGCCAGATCGGGATTAACGATCCGGCAACCACTCTCCGCATTTTCTTTGTGGTGGCGGCTCTGCAGTCGGTCAGCGCGCTGGCTGCCTATTTC contains the following coding sequences:
- a CDS encoding DUF2726 domain-containing protein, whose protein sequence is MANEKLAFIKGPLKLLGLSDESVDKVVDFISDLLFEKDEKSSKVEFPYHQVDAFVSPAELNFFFNLKSVVGETAQIFSKVKLSDLFYAKTGDFGKNRSYNNRIDRKHVDFLLCDPKTLKPILGIELDDKSHQRADRQERDDFVNHVFEAAKLPLMHVSAQRSYSQSELQSKLSTYLSGDQINKKQSEPVQETSPRCPKCGSAMVIKTARQGKRKGKDFWGCTKYPDCDGVVNVDK
- the gcvPB gene encoding aminomethyl-transferring glycine dehydrogenase subunit GcvPB → MVNSSASSTEQKNAVPPLSATIVEPTIFDLSSRGRVGVRMPESDVPAAEPPPQHLLRPELPLPELAEVDVVRHYMRLSKFNYSVDGGFYPLGSCTMKYNPKINEDVCRLPGFLFTHPLQPIETVQGNLALMYQLQEWLKEIAGFAAVTLQPAAGAHGEFTGVLMMRAYHKSRGDDKRVKMLIPDAAHGTNPASVGMMGMTVVTIPSDERGNVDLKALEAACDDTVVGMMLTNPNTLGLFDENIEKVIALVHGCGGLMYGDGANLNALLGIVRPGDLGFDVMHFNLHKTFAVPHGGGGPGVGPVGVAARLADFLPEPLVGILEEGDDDKDMPPLYGYVKPAKSIGRMKAFHGHFGGGFVRSFTYIAMHGPDGLKDIAQYAVLNANYLQARLRDTYHIPFDRICMHEFVAEGQFEGSDVRALDISKRLMDYNFHPPTNYFPLIVHEALMIEPTETENKDTLDAFAETMIKIAEEAKSNSAIVKSAPNNTQFGRMDEVKAARELVLCCWLPEGYDLDG